TTCTGAGATTTTTTCCTCCGATTTCGGAGGCAAAAATCATGATTTCGTTCATAATTTTAACGGAAAAACTTACCGTAATACCCATATATCCTTTGTCCATGCCTACTTTTGGTGCCATGTCGTTTTAGCTTGGTTTTTTGAAAATGGAAAGAAAGTAGAGAGGATTTGGAATTTTCAAATTTCTTGTTTGAAATAATGAGAAGGGCAATATGGTCAACAGGgtgcggtgaaccggaattAGGGGGTGGTATATAGTcgctcacaaaaaaaaattgtaattaaaGGTAAATTAGTCATTTACTATTAGGTGGGtccacttttattttttaagagaTTAAAAGTACCGAAGTGTCATATTGATTAGGattgaccggtcataattaccGGTTATACGTTTTAGTGTGAGGTCATTAAAAATTTGTAAGGTTATAcatcaaaatataaaaataggTAAATGTTATACACCGCGTATGTAATTTATCCCTGAGAGATGATACTTAAAAAGTGTCTGACGAGTTTCGAAATGAAATCGGataaacaagaaaaaatattattaattgattagttaactaaaaaatataaaaatgaaaaaaaaattaattataaaaaaatctttGGTGGAATgcaaaacatttttaaattaaaagaattaaatttaACTCAAATGATGGAAtgcaaaatatttttaaattaaaagaattaaaataaACTCCAAACTTATTGAAAACAATTGACGCATAGGAATGGAGATTGAAACAATAAAAgttaaaacaaaaactaaaggaataaaataaaatttaaaaaatttaaaacattaattgTTTGCTTCTTTCTTTGTTAACTTACTTGTTTTGTTAACAATAAAGTAACAACTGGGTGGGTGTTCGTGTTTCCAAATTCATGTAACAACCCACAGACTTGCTCTAACCCCTACTACCCCCAAAACTTATGCTAAAAAAGTACATCACTCGTAGAAAAGTGTAAATACCAAAAACACCCCCATGATGTCAATATTTTGGCAGTAGTGGGGTATTTAAGGAAGTGGAACATTGAAATCGGAATGAAGCAGGTATAACCTTTTCCGGAAAGCaggtaatatatataaaaagcaGTACAATTTCAGCAGAAAATAAATCAATGGCGATGAACCTTTTGTTGGGGTTGCATGTCACAATGAGTTCAAAAGGCAGTGGTGCCTGCggcggaggaggaggaggtggGTTTCCTTCATTTCTTCCGAAGGATGTTGAGAAAATCAAAGACCCTTTTGCTAGATCTCTGGCTCGCAGAATTAAAAGGCTTCCTGTCCAGGTGCATTTCATACTTCCATTTtctcaaacttttttttttctctggaAATATggtaattagtttttttttttttttttttaaagaactgCTATGGTGATTAGTTAGTTGTTGCGAAGTGATTCTTGAaaaagttttataaaaaaatttgctattaaatttcaattaattaGTTTGAGATAAACGTACAATGCTAAGTAATTTTATCTTTCACctggtgtttgttagaagggataaaAAGTGAATAAAGACACACAAAAACTGAGACAAGTTATCCCATAAGTCTTATTGATATGTTATACCCAACGTGGGTGGTAGAAGGAGGTTGGATAATGTTATACCAACAGGGATGGTATAAGGAGGTTGGATAATCCCTCATATTAATGCCTCAGATGAACCCTATGTAatttaaattaagttaaaatagtaaaacgtattattttatccttatACCTATtccacgtaccaaacattgaataataattcccGATTATCATACTTTTATCTTTATCATAGAATGCCAAACACCCCATTAACATCTAAATGATATAAATTTTTACGATAAATAGTAAATTTACtagtaaattaataaattaggacaatttgataaataattgattacaagacgtgaaaaaaataaaaacaaaattattttaaataaaaaaatccaaatattttaagaaattaaaaatattaatctttaaattacaaaaatgttatttttaaataagaaaaaatattcgtgtttataataatatctgaaattagCTTAATTtagagtaaaattgctattggctatcaaatttagggataaataaaattgcataattttaaacgttagagagGTAAAATTGTAACCTCTTATCCCATTAGttccctgtttgggaattagctgttagctgatagctgattacattagctgatttgactagctgattgtatagacctgtttggtaaaaattagctgattgataatagcggtttgtgcaaaaagatgaATAAggacatttctttttttaattttaggaccTGTAAACTAAAagtagggttaaagaagtccattaattttaatattgcaaaacgctaattgaaaaagctcctaaaaggagctttttcaaaattagcgttttcatcccaaaactctctctcaaacctctctccaccaaacactccaattagcggtttcaatggtcaaaccgctaaagttggtcaaaaccgctatttttatcccaaaacgctctttaccaaacagggcctatgCATTTAAAAATTGAGTGATTAACACTAAATTACAAATTTGAAAAACCTAAATTGTTTAATccataatttaaatttaagcactttttttatagaaaaatttAACTAATTTTAAACAACGGATTTAACTCATTTTTTAAAATCTCAATTAATTTTTACATCCCACAGACCACCTACCATATTACTTGAAATAATACAATCAGCCAACTAAAAGAAATATACATATTATTTTATTCGGaaataattgattttaaaaataaaaatgtacaaatAACATCGGTTGATTTTGATAAAGTATAGTACTCTCGAAAATATATggattttcataaaaaaaataaaaaaaaatacagtgcAAGCTCTTCGTGATATTGTCGACATGTTTGTTAGTTTAGTACTATTGTCGACAACCCACCTCGTGGTAAGAGCATGTCCTACCATATGCTTTTAGCTAAAAACATAGTTTACAAAAACATCTATTGGCCctctatattgattttttttttttgaaaagtacACATTGCATATAGTTTTTTGGAAATGCATATTTACTCCTAAATTTGGTAGAATTTACCGTTAACTTTTCcagacaaaatcaattttattgaaaatttgCATGGACTGTGGCATCAGACATTCCAAAAAAGTTTTTCAATAAACCAAAGCAAGTGTTTCGTGTATTTTGACAGACTATTTTAGGTGCttatgtgattaatttatatgtgacAGCGTTGGTTTTTGGCAGGTTGTTTGTAATTGTGTTAGTAACACAATATCCATTTTGACACAATAGTGTTTGTAAGTTAAATAACGTGTCAACTATCACAATATCCATTTTGGCCTTCATCATTTTGTTTCATTATTAGtattttttccttttcattCAATATGTATTTAATGGTTATTTTATCGAAAGAATACTTTCAGATAATATTTGATAATGGGGTTAACAGATTTATTATATGTCTCTGTATATAGGAAATTATACCCAAATTAAAAAGAATTCATTCACATTTTGTTTGGTTAGCTGTATAAAATCAAGGATTTTATTTCGTTTTGTTTAATTTCTGAATTTGGTAGTTATGAATTTATTATGGTGCGATAATTTTGCAGATGAGTTCTCCAGAAAATTGTATTATGAGTAGTTGTATTAAACCTGTAATACAAAATAAAAGCAGTCCACTGGTTCTCCTGCATTGCTTTGACAGGTGTGCTATTTTAGATACATAGAATATTTAATGTATTTTAGTAAGTtagtggcggatccaggattcACTGATAAGGGTGCGCTCCAATGCTACGagcatttgaattttttttggtgCCTTTACTCTACAAAAACAAAGCTCCACACAAAGGTCCCGGTCACCGGTGGGTGCTCCAGCCCCCACCGGATCTCGCCTGGATCCGTCCCTGGTACCAGTCTATGATAGAAAGTTGTTTGATGCTGAAATAGTTCACCATTTTATGTTGTTGTTAGCTCTTGTTTAGAATGGAGATGCACATACCCTTTGCTTGAGGAAGCTGGTTTGGAGGCTTGGGCAGTTGATGTTCTTGGCTGGGGTTTTTCTGATTTAGGTTCATTTCTTAAACTTAATACCATCATCAACCCCCTTTTTTAAACTATTATTAATTTCTGTTGCCATTATTGATTCATTATGTTATGAACAGAAACTCGTCCATCGTGCGATGCAGCATCTAAGCGTTGTCATCTCTACCAGGTACCCTTTTGAACTTCAAAATGAATTTATCTATTTCTACCTTACAGTTTCTTTTGCCGGTTGCTTTATAGTGCTTGGTAACTGACTTTAATCCTTTAATACTAGTTTTGGAAGTCGTACATTAAAAGGCCGATGATATTAGTCGGACCAAGCCTTGGAGCTTCTGTTGCAGTAGATTTTACTGTCAATTATCCTGATGCTGTAAGTTATTTCCTATATGCTCAGCTCAGCTGCTGATTTAAATATGAGTTTTCATTTTGATAGCAAGGTGTTCGAACCTTATTGATCAGACTCTGAATGAGCAAGAATACGAGTCTTAACATAGAACAATTTATAGAGGATTTGATTGTCATCTCATCTTAAATCTGGGATGATCAAGTTGAATTTCTAGTTTTCGATCTTTATGCATAGCCCTTATTGTTCTTCCTCATTCATAAAGTATCAGAATTAATGTCTCGTACAGACTAATGGCCGGATCTAAATTTGATATTAGATGgaacttttatattaatttttcacTAGAAACATGCTTTCaactaataaataatatatcGGGGCATTATACAGGTCGAAAAGCTGGTCCTGATAAATCCAAGTGTATATGCCGAAGGCACAAAACATCTAGCAAGATTACCAAAAATGGTAGCCTATGCTGGGGTATGTAAATGTTTCCAAGATTCAAAATGTTTTATCTGGTCATTGTGAATCTACTGACTATTTCATGTACCAGGTCTTGTTTTTGAAAAGCCTTCCATTGCGCCTTTACGGAAATATGCTGGCGTTCAATGGTATTCCGTTCTCTACAATCTTAGATTGGACTAATGTAAGCATTTTTTGCTCTCCCTGAAAATGTTTCTTTGATGAGATTAGAATTAAGAATGAATGATGAACCTTTGAATTTCTTGATGGTAATTTTCATTTGTTACGTAACTTGAGTTGTTAAAGGCGAACAAACTCTAAGGCTATCTTGCATTCATGTTGTGAATGTAGGTCGGTCGCTTGCACTGTCAGCTCCCATGGTGGAATGATGCAACTATCAGCTTTATGTTCAGTGGGGGATATAATGTTATTTCCCAAATAAAACAGGTGAACTATATCATTTTTGTGCTTAAAACAAGTATGGTTCCTAGGCGATGTTCAGGGAATATTTCCTGAACTTCTGAACATGTTTCTTATGTTCGAATTGCAGGTAAAGCAGAAAACTCTTATCATCTGTGGCGAGCTCGATCAGATCATAAGCTACAAACTTGCAGTGGTGAGTTATACTTCTTAACCTGTTAATATGAAAGAGGAAATGTTAATGTCCGCATGTTGATTTGTAGAATTATAAGATCATTAAACCATAACGGGAACGGAAATGGACACTAAACACCGAAACGCTACTGAGGAAAATGAGTATGTAAATGGTGAATGATGAATGATGATATGATATTTGTATTGTTGAATATGTTGCAGCAGCTGCATTCGGAGTTACCGAATGCTATTATACGAGAAATAGCAGAGAGTGGTCATCTTCCTCATGTTGATAAGCCCAATTCTGTTGCCAAATTGATCATTGAATTTGCAAAGAGTGATGTACAGCTTAGTTGCCCAAATCAGATTATGCTCAAGTCTTATGTATGTTAATAGTTCCTCTTATCTTCAGTTGAAAATTCTATATATGTTTTTATCCAGTAACTATGTATCTAATCGAGTAAATTACTtcaatggtacctgaattaTACCCTAATTCACATTTTAGTATCTGAAtcacattttgtctcaaaaatataccaaTGAcaaccggacaatttagtacgTCTAGCCAGTCACTAACCAGTCAACACAAATTTTGACCATTTTTAACTAaaattttgactaaattttctctctcttaatttaTTCTCTCTCACCTCTCTTTCATCtttccact
The DNA window shown above is from Euphorbia lathyris chromosome 1, ddEupLath1.1, whole genome shotgun sequence and carries:
- the LOC136212052 gene encoding alpha/beta hydrolase domain-containing protein VTE7 isoform X2; this encodes MAMNLLLGLHVTMSSKGSGACGGGGGGGFPSFLPKDVEKIKDPFARSLARRIKRLPVQMSSPENCIMSSCIKPVIQNKSSPLVLLHCFDSSCLEWRCTYPLLEEAGLEAWAVDVLGWGFSDLETRPSCDAASKRCHLYQFWKSYIKRPMILVGPSLGASVAVDFTVNYPDAVEKLVLINPSVYAEGTKHLARLPKMVAYAGVLFLKSLPLRLYGNMLAFNGIPFSTILDWTNVGRLHCQLPWWNDATISFMFSGGYNVISQIKQVKQKTLIICGELDQIISYKLAVLHSELPNAIIREIAESGHLPHVDKPNSVAKLIIEFAKSDVQLSCPNQIMLKSYVC
- the LOC136212052 gene encoding alpha/beta hydrolase domain-containing protein VTE7 isoform X1, translating into MAMNLLLGLHVTMSSKGSGACGGGGGGGFPSFLPKDVEKIKDPFARSLARRIKRLPVQMSSPENCIMSSCIKPVIQNKSSPLVLLHCFDSSCLEWRCTYPLLEEAGLEAWAVDVLGWGFSDLETRPSCDAASKRCHLYQFWKSYIKRPMILVGPSLGASVAVDFTVNYPDAVEKLVLINPSVYAEGTKHLARLPKMVAYAGVLFLKSLPLRLYGNMLAFNGIPFSTILDWTNVGRLHCQLPWWNDATISFMFSGGYNVISQIKQVKQKTLIICGELDQIISYKLAVQLHSELPNAIIREIAESGHLPHVDKPNSVAKLIIEFAKSDVQLSCPNQIMLKSYVC